The Rickettsiales bacterium genomic interval AATAAGATTACCTTTGCCGAAGCACGCGACGGGCTCGCCGCCAGTGCAGGCAATGTCGCCACCGATCTGGCAAAAGCCATCAAGGGCAATACAGACGATTCAGCAAAACCAGCATTGGAAGCCAGCGGCGCAGCCGTCGCTGCGGCGGCTGATGCGCTGGCAACCGCATCCAAGGACAATAATCAGGCGGCCATGAACACAGCCGCCGCTGATTTACAGCAGAAGGTGCAGGCATTTGTTCTCAAATGCAATGCTGAAATGGAACATCTTATGAATAACCGTATTGCAGGTTATCATAAAGTGGTGCTGACGCATCTGGGGATTGCGCTGGCAGTTTCTCTGCTTGCCTGGGTGCAGTTGCTGACGATCGTCCGGGCCATTACACGCCCCCTGACGCGAATCACGGGACTGATGGGCGAAATCACCTCCGGCAATCTGAAGATTGCTGTGCCCAACACACAACGCCAAGACGAAATAGGAAAACTGACCAAAGCATTGAGTGCGTTCTACGAAGCCGCAACAGAACGCAACAAGGCAAGGCAGGCAGAGCAGAAGCGCATGGAGAGTGAGCAGCAGCGCAATACACGCATACGCGAGTTAAATGATAATTTCAGCGGCTCTGTAGAGAAAGTCATCACACAGCTCACCGCTTCTATTGCTGAATTGAATAAATCCGCACAGACACTGGCAAAAAAGGCCTCTGAATCGACGCAACAAACGACTCGCGTAGCTGCAACGGCAGAAGAGGCTGCTGCGAATTCCCAAAGCATAGCCTCCGCAGCGGAAGAGCTTTCTGCTTCCATTCGTGAAATCTCCAGCAGGCTGGAAGGATCGAATGCAAGTGTCCAGGAAGCATCCGGAGAAGCAAAACATACTTTCGAGGTGATTGCAGAACTCTCGCGGGATTCCGCTAAAATCGGCGAAGTGGTGGAGTTAATCACGAACATCGCCGCGCAGACCAACCTGCTGGCGCTGAATGCCACCATAGAAGCGGCAAGAGCCGGGGATTCCGGCAAGGGATTTGCCGTTGTCGCCTCCGAGGTAAAATCACTTGCCAATCAGACAGCAAAGGCAACGGAAGAAATAAGCGCCCATATTGGCTCGCTGCAGGCTTCCGTGCAAAAAGTTTCGGGTGCGGTAGAACATATCGCCACCACGATATTACAGCTCAGTGAATTCTTTTCCGCCATCTCATCCGCTATTACCGAACAGGATGCCGTGACGCAGGAAATAGCGCGCAACGTCCAGAACACTGCCAGTGG includes:
- a CDS encoding HAMP domain-containing methyl-accepting chemotaxis protein; this translates as MIDEKEGLIEFTQAEIAGVHYLSAAHETLDAVTVTMDKAAYEKAANALEAAEKADKGSLSVTAKSAALVTALKQADATSQTDLISKTTDLISSISDNSNITLDPDTDGYFVGDILVNQAPGVLIQTSNLLNASQQLTKTPNDANKITFAEARDGLAASAGNVATDLAKAIKGNTDDSAKPALEASGAAVAAAADALATASKDNNQAAMNTAAADLQQKVQAFVLKCNAEMEHLMNNRIAGYHKVVLTHLGIALAVSLLAWVQLLTIVRAITRPLTRITGLMGEITSGNLKIAVPNTQRQDEIGKLTKALSAFYEAATERNKARQAEQKRMESEQQRNTRIRELNDNFSGSVEKVITQLTASIAELNKSAQTLAKKASESTQQTTRVAATAEEAAANSQSIASAAEELSASIREISSRLEGSNASVQEASGEAKHTFEVIAELSRDSAKIGEVVELITNIAAQTNLLALNATIEAARAGDSGKGFAVVASEVKSLANQTAKATEEISAHIGSLQASVQKVSGAVEHIATTILQLSEFFSAISSAITEQDAVTQEIARNVQNTASGVGDVGNNIKAIAQAIHLAEQTTHGITEATKIVDTEAQELQKDVTNYIAAIRNT